A region from the Cervus elaphus chromosome 10, mCerEla1.1, whole genome shotgun sequence genome encodes:
- the TBL2 gene encoding transducin beta-like protein 2 isoform X1 has protein sequence MELPQMPELMGLSLFLGLLALVATAAVARGWLRAEEETNGRSAGQKANGCPSDKSLKSKKQKPQQRIRKEKPQQHNFTHRLLAAALKSHSGNITCMDFSSNGKYLATCADDRTVRIWSTKDFLQREHRSMRANVELDHAILVRFSPDCRAFIVWLANGDTLRIFKMMKREDGGYTFTATPEDFPKKHKAPIVNIGIADTGKFIMTASSDTTILIWNLKGQVLSTINTNHMNNTYAAISPCSRFVASCGFTPDVKVWEVCFGKKGDFQEVVRAFELKGHSAAVHFFAFSNDSRRMASVSKDGTWKLWDTDVEYKKQQDPYLLRTGRFEEASTVTCRLALSPDAQVLALASGSSIHLYNTRRGEKEECFEQVHGECISDLSFDITGRLLASCGDRAVRLFHNTPGYRAVVEEMQALLKRASNESTRQRLQQQLTQAQEALKNLGALKK, from the exons ATGGAGCTCCCGCAGATGCCGGAGCTGATGGGCCTGTCGCTGTTTCTAGGGCTGCTGGCCCTCGTGGCGACGGCGGCGGTAGCGCGGGGGTGGCTGCGCGCGGAGGAGGAGACGAACGGCCGGTCCGCCG GCCAAAAAGCAAACGGATGCCCATCTGACAAGTCCTTGAAATCCAAGAAGCAGAAACCGCAACAGCGGATTCGCAAGGAGAAGCCTCAGCAACACAACTTCACCCACCGCCTTCTGGCTGCAGCATTGAAG AGCCACAGTGGGAACATAACTTGCATGGACTTCAGCAGCAATGGCAAGTACCTGGCTACCTGTGCAGATGACCGTACCGTCCGCATCTGGAGCACAAAGGACTTCCTGCAGCGGGAGCACCGCAGCATGAGAGCCAACGTGGAGCTGGATCATGCCATCCTGGTGCGCTTCAGCCCTGACTGCAG AGCATTCATTGTCTGGCTGGCCAATGGAGACACCCTCCGTATCTTCAAGATGATGAAACGAGAAGATGGGGGCTATACTTTCACAGCCACCCCGGAGGACTTTCCTAAAAAGCACAAGGCACCCATTGTCAACATTGGCATCGCTGACACAG GGAAGTTCATCATGACTGCTTCCAGTGACACGACCATCCTCATTTGGAATCTGAAAGGCCAGGTGCTGTCCACCATCAACACCAACCACATGAACAATACATATGCTGCTATATCCCCTTGTAGCAG GTTTGTAGCCTCGTGTGGCTTCACCCCAGATGTAAAAGTTTGGGAAGTCTGCTTTGGGAAGAAAGGGGACTTCCAGGAGGTTGTGCGAGCATTTGAACTGAAGGGCCACTCTGCAGCCGTGCACTTCTTCGCTTTCTCCAATGACTCCCGGAG GATGGCCTCTGTCTCCAAGGACGGCACGTGGAAACTGTGGGACACAGACGTGGAATACAAGAAGCAGCAGGACCCCTACTTGCTGAGGACAGGCCGCTTTGAAGAAGCGAGCACCGTGACGTGCCGCCTGGCGCTCTCCCCTGATGCCCAGGTCTTGGCCTTGGCCAGTGGCAGCAGTATTCATCTCTACAACACGCGGCGGGGTGAGAAGGAGGAGTGCTTCGAGCAGGTCCACGGGGAGTGTATCAGTGACTTGTCCTTTGACATCACTGGCCGGCTTCTGGCCTCCTGTGGGGACCGGGCAGTGCGGCTCTTCCACAACACGCCTGGCTACCGGGCAGTGGTGGAGGAAATGCAGGCCCTCCTGAAGCGAGCCTCCAACGAAAGCACCCGCCAGAGGCTTCAGCAGCAGCTGACGCAGGCCCAGGAGGCCCTGAAGAACCTGGGGGCCTTGAAGAAATGA
- the TBL2 gene encoding transducin beta-like protein 2 isoform X2 produces the protein MDFSSNGKYLATCADDRTVRIWSTKDFLQREHRSMRANVELDHAILVRFSPDCRAFIVWLANGDTLRIFKMMKREDGGYTFTATPEDFPKKHKAPIVNIGIADTGKFIMTASSDTTILIWNLKGQVLSTINTNHMNNTYAAISPCSRFVASCGFTPDVKVWEVCFGKKGDFQEVVRAFELKGHSAAVHFFAFSNDSRRMASVSKDGTWKLWDTDVEYKKQQDPYLLRTGRFEEASTVTCRLALSPDAQVLALASGSSIHLYNTRRGEKEECFEQVHGECISDLSFDITGRLLASCGDRAVRLFHNTPGYRAVVEEMQALLKRASNESTRQRLQQQLTQAQEALKNLGALKK, from the exons ATGGACTTCAGCAGCAATGGCAAGTACCTGGCTACCTGTGCAGATGACCGTACCGTCCGCATCTGGAGCACAAAGGACTTCCTGCAGCGGGAGCACCGCAGCATGAGAGCCAACGTGGAGCTGGATCATGCCATCCTGGTGCGCTTCAGCCCTGACTGCAG AGCATTCATTGTCTGGCTGGCCAATGGAGACACCCTCCGTATCTTCAAGATGATGAAACGAGAAGATGGGGGCTATACTTTCACAGCCACCCCGGAGGACTTTCCTAAAAAGCACAAGGCACCCATTGTCAACATTGGCATCGCTGACACAG GGAAGTTCATCATGACTGCTTCCAGTGACACGACCATCCTCATTTGGAATCTGAAAGGCCAGGTGCTGTCCACCATCAACACCAACCACATGAACAATACATATGCTGCTATATCCCCTTGTAGCAG GTTTGTAGCCTCGTGTGGCTTCACCCCAGATGTAAAAGTTTGGGAAGTCTGCTTTGGGAAGAAAGGGGACTTCCAGGAGGTTGTGCGAGCATTTGAACTGAAGGGCCACTCTGCAGCCGTGCACTTCTTCGCTTTCTCCAATGACTCCCGGAG GATGGCCTCTGTCTCCAAGGACGGCACGTGGAAACTGTGGGACACAGACGTGGAATACAAGAAGCAGCAGGACCCCTACTTGCTGAGGACAGGCCGCTTTGAAGAAGCGAGCACCGTGACGTGCCGCCTGGCGCTCTCCCCTGATGCCCAGGTCTTGGCCTTGGCCAGTGGCAGCAGTATTCATCTCTACAACACGCGGCGGGGTGAGAAGGAGGAGTGCTTCGAGCAGGTCCACGGGGAGTGTATCAGTGACTTGTCCTTTGACATCACTGGCCGGCTTCTGGCCTCCTGTGGGGACCGGGCAGTGCGGCTCTTCCACAACACGCCTGGCTACCGGGCAGTGGTGGAGGAAATGCAGGCCCTCCTGAAGCGAGCCTCCAACGAAAGCACCCGCCAGAGGCTTCAGCAGCAGCTGACGCAGGCCCAGGAGGCCCTGAAGAACCTGGGGGCCTTGAAGAAATGA
- the TBL2 gene encoding transducin beta-like protein 2 isoform X3 produces the protein MMKREDGGYTFTATPEDFPKKHKAPIVNIGIADTGKFIMTASSDTTILIWNLKGQVLSTINTNHMNNTYAAISPCSRFVASCGFTPDVKVWEVCFGKKGDFQEVVRAFELKGHSAAVHFFAFSNDSRRMASVSKDGTWKLWDTDVEYKKQQDPYLLRTGRFEEASTVTCRLALSPDAQVLALASGSSIHLYNTRRGEKEECFEQVHGECISDLSFDITGRLLASCGDRAVRLFHNTPGYRAVVEEMQALLKRASNESTRQRLQQQLTQAQEALKNLGALKK, from the exons ATGATGAAACGAGAAGATGGGGGCTATACTTTCACAGCCACCCCGGAGGACTTTCCTAAAAAGCACAAGGCACCCATTGTCAACATTGGCATCGCTGACACAG GGAAGTTCATCATGACTGCTTCCAGTGACACGACCATCCTCATTTGGAATCTGAAAGGCCAGGTGCTGTCCACCATCAACACCAACCACATGAACAATACATATGCTGCTATATCCCCTTGTAGCAG GTTTGTAGCCTCGTGTGGCTTCACCCCAGATGTAAAAGTTTGGGAAGTCTGCTTTGGGAAGAAAGGGGACTTCCAGGAGGTTGTGCGAGCATTTGAACTGAAGGGCCACTCTGCAGCCGTGCACTTCTTCGCTTTCTCCAATGACTCCCGGAG GATGGCCTCTGTCTCCAAGGACGGCACGTGGAAACTGTGGGACACAGACGTGGAATACAAGAAGCAGCAGGACCCCTACTTGCTGAGGACAGGCCGCTTTGAAGAAGCGAGCACCGTGACGTGCCGCCTGGCGCTCTCCCCTGATGCCCAGGTCTTGGCCTTGGCCAGTGGCAGCAGTATTCATCTCTACAACACGCGGCGGGGTGAGAAGGAGGAGTGCTTCGAGCAGGTCCACGGGGAGTGTATCAGTGACTTGTCCTTTGACATCACTGGCCGGCTTCTGGCCTCCTGTGGGGACCGGGCAGTGCGGCTCTTCCACAACACGCCTGGCTACCGGGCAGTGGTGGAGGAAATGCAGGCCCTCCTGAAGCGAGCCTCCAACGAAAGCACCCGCCAGAGGCTTCAGCAGCAGCTGACGCAGGCCCAGGAGGCCCTGAAGAACCTGGGGGCCTTGAAGAAATGA